The segment GCTGACTGATGGGCGGTTGCTTGTAGACCATGATAATGAGGAAAATTATCTTGGCTGCAATGGAAATGTGACGCTTTACAGGCACTCGACTTCAGATAATTATTATCCATATATTCCTGGGCTCTATAGCTTGCGGGTTGAAACGTCCGATGGGAGGACCTTTTACACGCTGGTGAAGGTCATTTCCAATCGGCTGTTCGAGGACCAATTAAAAACGATGAGATCTGAGGTAGAGTCAAAGTTGAATGGGGTTGCCCTTGATGTCATCCGCAAACAACACAGTCCCAAGAGCTTGGAGGCATTGCGGGTCAATCCGGTACTTTTCCGTCAATTTCAAGTCTTACAACATTATTTTGCCGATATTTACGCCATCGTGTCGGACCTCACCCAGAAAGTAAGGTCGTCTGTTAAAAAGGAATATGATATGCAATCGGCTGAAAAGTCTGCCCATGTGGATGTTGTATCCATTCAGCACCGACTCAAACGTCCAGACACCTCAAATCTAGTTAAATCCGTACAAAAACGGATGGATTATGATCTACCGGAAAATCGCATGCTGAAGGCAATATTGGAAAAATGGATACGTCTGTTGCATGAATTCGTGGAGTCGATGGACAGAACCATTAAAGGGTTGACCTTAAAAAGCAATAAGGATTACTCGTTCACTATTTCCCTCCCATTAGAACGCAAAAGGCGATTGGTGGAAGAATTGAAGGAATACCGCGGTAAGGCGATGCGAATAAATGGTGCTCTGAGTCAGGTCAAATCAAGTCATTGGTATCAGGAGGTTTCCTATAGGAAAGCCCAATTGGTTCCAGAAGTGATGTTTGTGGATGTGCGGTACCGCAAACTCTATCAGATTGACCAGGCCCTATATGGAGAGGAGCTTCCAGTACATACCGGACTTGGCCACCAGTGGAAGCGGACAGATCAGCTGTATGAGATCTGGGGGTGGCTGCAGGTGGTTGGAGTGGTGGAAGAGTTCCAGCGGTACCGTGACTTTACCAAGTTTACTAGGAGAACGGGGCTGGAGGATGGTGATGGAGTGGTCAGTCCGGCTCGCCCCATGAGGCTAGGTGATAGGCTCGTTCATGATTGGGGACTGAATGGTCGCGGTGAGCGGGTTGGTGACAGGCTTGTCCGGGGAAATTGGCCGATCGGTAGACGTGACCACCCTGATGATGATGCACCTGTTCAGCCAGTTGCAAAGGACAACATGATTATGTTTTCATTTGGTGAAACGCGCCTGCATATTACCTATGACGGGACGATTCCAGGTAATCCGGAGGCAACTGAAAAATTCGGGGTGCCAATCTACACGACCGGAACGAATAATAACCCGGATGTGAGGGTAGATCTGTTTTTGCGGGATATCTTCGTGGGCACCATCATGATTGACATGAAATATCGTAAAAAGTATACCCTCACCGACTCGATGCGCCAGCTGACAAGCTATGCAGATAACGTAAGGTCTCCTTATATTTATGGGAAGAAGCGTTGGCAGAAGTACCGACCTGTTCATCAAGTGCTCGTCCTTTATCCAGAAAAGCATGGGGGGATGGAAGTGGATGAACTTGACGGCAGGAGCATCAGCCTCGTACCACTCACCCCGGCCGGGGATCAGACCATTTTTAAGGAAACACTGCGCGGTCTTGTGGTGGAAATGCTGCAAGATGCAATGGAGGAAGGGATATGACTTCGTATAAAAAGGATACCTGAATTTTAGGTATCCTTTTTTATTGATGCCTATCTTATCGCCGGCACCTTGATTTTCACCGTAAACT is part of the Sutcliffiella sp. FSL R7-0096 genome and harbors:
- a CDS encoding DUF2357 domain-containing protein, with the protein product MDTPCSTQSFSVVFTHIFQNGTREETEVSSFVEHLSDWDETMHTYTVLRENVNLELRFRCEDEDARCYMDGFDGLTDGRLLVDHDNEENYLGCNGNVTLYRHSTSDNYYPYIPGLYSLRVETSDGRTFYTLVKVISNRLFEDQLKTMRSEVESKLNGVALDVIRKQHSPKSLEALRVNPVLFRQFQVLQHYFADIYAIVSDLTQKVRSSVKKEYDMQSAEKSAHVDVVSIQHRLKRPDTSNLVKSVQKRMDYDLPENRMLKAILEKWIRLLHEFVESMDRTIKGLTLKSNKDYSFTISLPLERKRRLVEELKEYRGKAMRINGALSQVKSSHWYQEVSYRKAQLVPEVMFVDVRYRKLYQIDQALYGEELPVHTGLGHQWKRTDQLYEIWGWLQVVGVVEEFQRYRDFTKFTRRTGLEDGDGVVSPARPMRLGDRLVHDWGLNGRGERVGDRLVRGNWPIGRRDHPDDDAPVQPVAKDNMIMFSFGETRLHITYDGTIPGNPEATEKFGVPIYTTGTNNNPDVRVDLFLRDIFVGTIMIDMKYRKKYTLTDSMRQLTSYADNVRSPYIYGKKRWQKYRPVHQVLVLYPEKHGGMEVDELDGRSISLVPLTPAGDQTIFKETLRGLVVEMLQDAMEEGI